The DNA sequence CTGCAAGCCTTCTGCTTAACCAGAAGCACATATAGAACCTTCAAAATCGCACGAATGTCTGATGTCCTTATGACGCCCAAGTCTTTCTCAGAAAGAATTAGTACAATTTTTGAACTAACTACAAAAGATATCAGTACTTGAAATAATTAATTCATGGTATTACCATTCTAATTGATAAATGATAGTGATTCACTTTTTAGCAGTAATGACATATAGATTGTCTCTAAAAAATACCTTCTGTGTTACATTTAATCCGGCTTTTTCTAACTCTTGCTCCATAACCGATGAAGGTACCCTAATATGCAATGGAGGGCCATCCATTGCGCCTTCACTTTTTTCATATTCCAAGCACAAAAGTTGCCCGTTCTCTTTAAGCACACGGTTAATTTGCCGCATGGTCCTGGATAACGGCTGAACTTCATGTAATATTAATGAAGCAAGCACAATATCAATCGAATCATCTGATAGCGGAATATTATCAGTACTGCCTTTGACCAAGTGATTGACTATATTGAAAATCATTTAACCGATGATGATCTATCTCTTGAAATAATTTCTGAATATGCTGGGGTTTCTGACCTTGTTTTAGTAATAGAATCATACCTTAACATTTAAATACAGCCTTAGACAAAATACCTTTGTTTTAAAGGCATTTGTCTAGGCTGCAAAAGTATAGAACTATTAGATTAGTCGACATAATCCATGTGGAAGTACATAATGATTATTTATACTTACTGAAGTCACAATCTATTTTTTCTTAAACTCGTTTTTAGAAGCTACTGTATACTTCCTGCAGAATTTATCTTTGCCAAGCAAAAGATTTGTGGCAAACATTGATTCGATGAGATTTGTATCCGATGGATTAACCACCGCGCTATCCATTCCTGCAGCCACCGCCAGTGTCAAAAAAGTCCTGTTAATCAGACTTCTGTTAGGGAGTCCATAGGAAATGTTGCTTAAGCCTCCAGTAATATGAGCCTCAGGATAAGTTGCATGGATCGTCCTTATGCAATCGAATACAACGTTCCCCGCCTTCTGGTCAGTGGCTATTGACATGATCAGCGGGTCAATGTAGATTTTGCTGTCCTCTATACCCATTGCCCGAGTGGCCGCAAAAATATTCTCCAGCACATGCATCCTTTCTTCAATTGATTTGGGCATGCCAGACATTGATTCATCCATAGACAGCGCAATTACAGGACAGTTCCTTTCTTTTATGAAGGGTAAAAAATCATCGAGTCTTTTCTTATCTCCATTGATGGAATTAATCATTGGGGTGGACTTAACCACTTTCAATGCTTCTTTTATCGCTGATGGAGTTGAACTATCAATACATATGGGCGTATCCGTTACAGCCTGAACAGTTTCTATTAGCCAGATAATATCGTCCGTTTCTCTTTCAGGATCTGTTCCCGCATTGATATCCAGAAAATCTGCGCCCGATTCAGCTTGGGAAAGTGCAATGCTCTGTATATAGCTTGCATCTCTGCTTATAATTGCTTCTTTGATAATTTTTCTTGTGCCGTTTATTTTTTCACCAATGAATATCATACTTAACTCCTTACTTGTATTCTTTAGCTGCTTTAAACATGGCTACCATATTCTCAAATTTGGCATTTGCAGGAGCGTCGCAACCAGGTGTTATAAACAATCCTTTGTATCCAATATCATCTATCAGATCCGTGACATATTTATAGACTGTTTCCGGTGTTCCAGTTGCAAGCAATTGCGACGGTACATCTCCCATAAGTGCAACGTGATCCCCCAATACTTTTCTGGCATTTCTCATGTCAGTCATTCCGTCGAGGTTCAGGATACTCATTTTTTCGGGAATTTCTAGGAACCTCTCTATATCTCTATCCCAGTTCTGGTCTAAGTGAAAACATGGGGTAAATCCATTTTCTACCAGAGCCATACCCATCTCTTTCATATATGGCCATACAAGATTGTTCCATATTTTTGGAGATACAAGTGCACTTGCTCCTCTCCATCCGCCTACCCAGCAAGCTTTTCCGTGAGTTGCTTTCATTATATTCAACATATCTCCAATGATTGCGGGCATCATGGCATCCTGGGCAGCTTTAACTTTATCCGGCATTTTATAGCAATCCATAAAAAACTGGTTCATTGACCTACCGCCACAGAGTATCTCAAAAGGAGGACTGAAGGCTGCTGTATTTACGGAAGGATAACCTGCCGATATATGTTTTTCTGCATTGATTTGTCCAAACTTCTGCGAATAGTCCATAAATTCTCCCAATTCACTCATATCAAGAACTTTTGGCAATATTTTCTGCTGCAGAGCTGGATATCCTTTATCTAATATCAGATCGTAATCCTCATTCTCCATTACTTTCTTCTCAGAAACCTGCCATAAGGAGTTTTCCGGAAGTTCTCTCCCTGGCATGTTTATTTTAGACAGCCATAAAGTCGACAGGATGACGTTAATAAATCCGCCACCAGACATATTGAGACAATCTATTGGAGCAAGCTCGTTAATTTCGTTGATGTATGCGATCGTTGTTTCAACATTTTTGTCAGGATTATTAGCAAACTCTGCCATGGTAATACCCATATGTCCGGCAGGTGTCGCTCCGCCTGCATAGCATGTAGTAGGGCTGTCATTTTTAAAATTTATGGTCTTTTCTATCTTTTCATTTCTCTCTAAAAACAGCTTACTTGGCATCATAATCCCATCAGCTCCTTACATACCGTGACTGCATCCTGTGCGTCCTTGCCAAATCTATCTGCTCCGCAGTATTCTACCACACCTTGGTCAACCGGACCGCCGCCGATCATGATTTTGACTTTGTCTCTAAGCCCTGCTTCTGTTACCGCATCAACAGTTTCTTTAATAGCATCGTAGCTGGTTGTCAGAAGACAAGAAAGTCCCAAGACGGTTACATCCGGGTTTTCCTTCAGTGCGCTTAGAAATACCTCAGGGCTAGCATCCACTCCCACATCGATAACCTCGAAATTTCCAGCACTAAGCATAGCTACTACAAGGTCTTTGCCAATATCGTGAATATCTCCTAATACTGTCCCCACGATAACCTTTCCTGCGCTCTCTCCGCTTTGACCCTTGAGATAGGGAGCTATCAGCTCGCCGGCTTCTTTGAAGATAGCTCCTGACATCATAAGATCTGACACAAAGAAATCACCACTTGCGAACTTGTTTCCCACTTCTATCATTCCTGCTTGACATTCTTTTAGAATATTCAGCGGACTTACACCGCTCTCCAGCTGTTTCTGAACTTCTGCCATTAGATTGTCGTCTTCAAGATTTGCTAGCATTTGTGCGATACTGTTCATTTCAAAACCTCCATCTTTCTTTTGTTAGATTTATGATTAACTCCCGAGAGTTAATACCATTTACTAATGGTGAAGAGATTAATTGTCATGGACATGTCCATTGTACTGACTATGCTCTTTATGGCTTTCTAGTTTTACATCGTAACCGATCAGAAACTGTTTTCTACATTTATCACATATTTGATCCAACGTCCGAATTGAGGTTTCCTCATCGACATTGTGAACAATAGAGTTTATTATCAGCTTTATTTCGTTGTATGTTCCGTCGCCCGAGCACTCGGAGTTTACGGGGATATCTTTTCTATATATGCTCAGCTTTATATAATCCTTTTCCCCGCCTGTGAAAATAGCTTTGATATGTCCAATAAAAACGTCATCATTTTTTGATAATTCTTGAGCATACTTTTCAATTATGTAGCTAGTAATATCTGTCCATCTTTTCACAATTGTTGGGTCCGGCAATTTTAGTTCTAAGATAAATGTAATAGGATTGAATTCATTCTGATACATGCAAACCCCTCAATTCCTCAAAATATTGTCTATTTTTTCTTTAAGTTGTGGATTTATGTAGACACTCTCATAAATTGTGATCACAGGACAAGTTGCATTCTGTTCCTTCAGAACCTCATAAGCAGCTTTTACAACCTGCTCATCTACAAGTTCAAGCTTATTTATCAGAATAAAATCCGCTTTCTCAATGCTAGCGAAAAGGAGCGGTCCCAATACTGTAAGGAACATATCGAGCCTGGTTAGATCAAATATAAAAAAATCAGAGATTTGTTTTCTGTCAATTCCGAGATTGCTTAGTGAATTTATTGTTATTCCAGGGTCTGCAGCGCCACTGGGTTCGATTACAATAACATCCGGATTATAGACTTCAAGTTGCTTCAGAGTGGATTCCAGACCAGATGCCATAGTACAGCATATACAGCCGCCAAAAATTTCCCATACATTGTATCCAAGCTGCTTCATGTATCTGTTGTCTATCCCTATTTCTCCCACTTCATTGATGATTAGCGCAACTTTTATATTTTTTGATGAAAGATACTCTATCAGTTCTTTAATAAATGTAGTTTTTCCTGAACCGAGAAATCCAGAAGTTAAAAAAATCTTGCTCACGACACACCTCATTTACTTACCTGTACGTATATGTATGTATGTATAATATATTCCCTATATTTAATCATGTCAATATAAAATTTAATGCCTTTGCAATAAAAAAAAAGCCCCTCGGGCTTAAAATATTTTTCTGCTGTCATCCTCCTCAGGAGTCGCTGCTTTTATTGAATAGTATTGTTTTTTTATATAAAACCTATTGATATTAAGTATCTGATTTGTATCTCTCTTTATTATCTTCTTATTGATTAAAAAAATGGCATCTCCTGGTTGAGTTTCCAGGCATTTTGCTACATTTAGAGGAGCTGCAATAACGTTGATTTCAAGTTCCTTTCTGATGCTAAAGGCCAATTTTGATTCTAAAGCTTTGGAATAATTGGCAAAGTTGAGTATATCTTCAACAACAGGCTTCTTCGATATATACGGTGAGATAACAATTTCAAGCGCTATTGGTTTGTGCTCGCAAAAAGACAGCCTCTCAAGAACAACCACCTGATCGCCTGACTTCATACCAAATTCGTATCTTGTCTCCGGGTCAGGCTCTTCCACTCTTACTGAAATCAGCTTGATTTCATCAGTTTCACAGGCAAGGGAATCAAAATCGCTAAATCGAAGCTGAAAAATATCGATTTCAGGCTTTCTGACAAAGTTACCTTTTCCGGGAACAGAGTATATATATCCTTCGTTTGAGAGCAGCGAAAGGCTTTTCCTGATCGTCATTCTGCTGACAGAATACTCTTTCATCATTTCAGATTCAGATTTTAGCATATCACCTGGTATTATCAAACCTTCCATTATTTTCTTTTTAATTTCCTCAACAATCGTTAAATAAAGTACATTCGTCATAATCCTCTACCTTACGTCCATTTCCTTAATCCAATTTTCACATATATGAAGTCCTTCGTAAGCGTCATTGGTAGTAGCATCTGCATTACCAATGCGGTAACATTTCTTATTTATTACAGCTCCACCCACAATTATCTTAAGTGAATCTCTATGTCCCGACTTCTCTATTGCTTTAATTGTTTCAAATATATAATTGATCGATGTAGTCAGCACACAGCTGATACCCACAATATGTGGTTTAAATGCTATAATTGCCTCCACATATTTTTCCGGCCTTACATCGACTCCTAAATCCATAACTTTAAAACCTTCTGCAGTCAACATTTCAATCATGATGTCCTTGCCAATATCATGGATATCTTCAGATACAGTCCCCATAAGGATTCGTCCTTTATATGTAGTGTATTTATTTGTATTGTATGTTTTCATCTCGTCAATTGACAAGACCTCTTTCATTAACATCCCGGATACAATAAGATCTCCAATAAAGGATTCTCCCGCCTCGTATTTCTTGCCGATTTCATATAATCCGTCCAGCATAGACTGATAGATTTCTTTCGGGGATACACCTTCATTAAGCATTTTCTTAACTTCGGCCTCAGCTTTATCAACATTCAGTTCGCTGACATATTCGACAAGATTATTTCTCAAAAACATCACCCCCCTACGTACATGTACATGTACGTATATTTATTATACACACATACTGCTATTTTGCATATGTTTTGCACACCCTCATAATTAATTATACCGAATTGATATATAAACGCCTTACAGTCACTAGACGAACTTTCCTAAGAAGGGAGCAGGCAAAATCTGAAATATTCTGGTATATTGAGGTCTACTACAAAAGAAAAAGGCTTCATGCCGGTAATGGATACAAAACTCCGGAGGAGTATATGATTCAATCTATGGTTTATATTTCCACCCCTCAAGATGTTGTCATATATTCAGTGCAACTGTATAATCTATAATACGAACACACGTTCTGTGTGAATCTGTTTTTTAGGCGGGATGCTTATGAAAGTCGTAATGAAACCCATCGAAGTTATAGCCTCCTTCAAAATTGACGGAATGTCCACACCATTAAGGTTTAGAATCGATGAACATGATTCCCCTTCCATCATTACCGTTGAACAGGTCTGTTTCAGGTCCGAGGATAAATTGGCAGGCAATAAAATGATTACATTTCGCTGTCAGAGTACGATTAACGGATTACTAAAAGTATTTGAATTGAAGTTTGAACCAGGTACCGGCAAATGGTTTTTGTTTAAGATTTAGGAGTGACTTTTTTTGAGCAGGCGTATTATTTTTCATGTCGACGTGAATTCAGCCTATCTCTCATGGGAAGCAGTCCATCGGCTTCAGCATGGTGATCCTTTGGATTTACGAACTGTGCCTTCCGTTGTTGGCGGCAATCAAGAAACACGGCATGGTATTATTTTAGCGAAATCGATTCCATCCAAAAACTATGGCATCGTTACAGGCGAATCTCTCTTTGCAGCAAAACTAAAATGTCCGAACCTGATCATTGTCCCGCCTAATTATTATCTTTATATGCAATGCAGTTCCGCTTTTGGCGATATATTACGGGAATACTCCCCACTAGTTGAGCAATACTCGATAGATGAATACTTTCTGGATTATATCGGAATGGAGAAAGTGCTTGGTGATCCGATTGCCGCTGCTTACCACCTAAAAGATCAGATCAGGGAGCAATTAGGCTTCACCGTCAATGTCGGAATCTCCAGCAATAAACTTCTGGCTAAAATGGGATCGGAGCTAAAAAAACCCGACAGGGTTCATACACTATTCCCTGAGGAAATGCCTGTTAAAATGTGGCCGCTTCCGGTGGCAGAACTTTTTGGTGTCGGCAGGGCAACCGCACCAAAATTAAATGACCGAGGAATCTATACGATTGGGGATCTGGCTAATGCCGATCCCAATCAACTAAAGCTTTTTCTCAAAAGTTTTGGCTTTCTGATCTGGAATTTCGCCAATGGCCGAGACGAATCCTTTGTCAAGATCAATCGGAGGCCGATAATCAAAGGTATCGGCAATTCGACGACGATTGCTTTCGATGTAACAGATACACCAACAGCGCATCTTGTCTTACTCTCTTTGGTTGAAAGTGTTGCCGCCAGATTGCGTCAGGCAGACTATTTAGCTCAGCTTGTCTCTGTTTCTATCCGAACCAATGACCTTTATTCTTACTCCCACCAACGGAAATTGTATACCCCTACCGATTCCACGAATAAGATCCATAAAATTGCCTGTGACTTATTCGACGAAATCTGGAAAAATGAGCCCATCAGGCACCTCGGGGTCCGGGTATCTGAACTGTGCACCAACAGCTTTATTCAACCGAGTTTATTTGAACAGGATATAGAAAAACAGCGTGCCATGGATCACGCTGTCGATGAGATTCGTAGTCGATTTGGTCTGAGATCCGTTATGAGAGCTTCTTTCCTCCATAGCGGGCTGAGTGCCATATCCGGCGGAACGGTTACTGACGAGGAATATCCCATGATGTCCAGCTTATTATGATTATCTAGCAGAATAGTACTGCTTGTTTATTTATCGGCTGAATGCATTCGTTTAAATCATATTTAGGTGAATCTACTTTTGGGGATACTTCATAATGATTCATTTGCTTGGCATTATACGGGATCAATAGCGATTTAAGCAAAATCGGATCACTTAGCGTTGGGTCAAGCCAAATTTCTTCTTTTTCTTTATCCAGGATAACCGGCATCCGGTCATGAATGGATGCCATTAACGCATTGGCTTCCGTAGTAATAATGGAACAGCTGTCGATTGTTTTTCCGTCTAGACTCGTCCAAGAATCCCATATTCCAGCAAAGCCAAATACGTTCCTGTCTTTAAGCGTAAAACGATATGGAATCTTACTTTTCCCTTCTCGCTTCCATTCATAGAAACCATCAGCCAGAACCAGGCACCGTTTTGTTTGAAAACTATTTTTAAAGCTTGGTTTTGTATCAACCGTTTCTGCTCTGGCATTTATCATTTTGCTGCCACTGGATGGATCTTTAGCCCAGAAAGGAACAAGCCCCCATTGAAACAGTTTTACATGGTTCATTCCGTCATTGGTCATGGCGAGAATCGGTTGCATCGGTGCAATGTTGTAACGCGGTTTCCAATCAATTTCGTCAGTAATTTTCAGGATTTCTGCAACTTCTTGAAATGTTAACGTCAAGGTGAATCTGCCGCACATAACGCATTCACTCCGTCTGTTTGATCTGTTTTCATTTCTTATCAAAAATAATATTTCATAACTCCAATGTATGTCATCTATAAAATGCCTCAAAAAACCAGGTCAAAAAACGCACTTTTTTACCCTAATTTTTGCCCATTTTTTGTTCCAAACCACTACATCTTGTGGTCTAAGTTCCTTATCTTTCCTTCATTTTCATGCATATGCCATACGAATTCGCCTTTAAGCTTTACAAGCTTGACATATGACTCATTGATGTCACCAACAATTTTGGGACTCCAGTACTCACTGAAAGTATTCAGCTTTTCATTAATATTTATTTTTTTCATTTTAATTTACCTCCAAGTTCAGCATTAATGATATTCTCTAACTATTTTTTCTGCAACAGGACTACAACTTCTGTATGCCTTGAGGATACAAAAAAGATGCCGCATCCCTCTGGAACCCCCTTGGCGGCATGGTATATTTGGTGTGATTAATTCCCCCAAGCCATAGAGCAGATGATTTGGAGCAAGTAACCAATAACAGTTCTCCACTGGAAAAAATTAATCTATTTATGTCGCTGTTCAGAGGTAGGGATGATGTATATGCAAGGAAATGGCAGAACAAAGAGGGTAAATTCGGATATTCGCCTGTTTGCCTGAATGAGTGGGCTAAAGAGGTTTGCAATAAACCTAAGACTAAATGTTCAGGTTGCATGAATAAGGATTACGCAATCTTTGATTTAGCAGCTATCGATAAACAGCTAAATCACATGCTCAATATCCTGTCCTCCGGCATTAATAATGGGGCTAAGATCACAATAGTCACAAGGCCGGAAACGGATTATAAGGAAAAGGATAAGTCTGCTTTTTTAGATATGCTTAATTCCATACGATTAGCAGGTGCAAATCTTATTTTCAAACCAAATATACACGGATGAACCGGTTAATTAATAATTTATTGGATATGGCTCGTGTCGACAGCGGAGTTTTACAGCTCAACCAAGAAGAGTGTGACATCTCGGATATATTGGTGTGGCGGTGAATGAGGTTGATCCTTTTCAGATGAGAAAGATCAACTTCAATTTTGAATGCACATTAGGCTGCCTTTTCATAACAATAGGGAATTACTATATTCTCCACTTCTATGTCTCCGTCTTTTTTGGTTATTATAGAATATCTGGCATGTGGGCTGCCAGACTCCATAGAATGCTTATATGGTATGTCATCTTCGTAAGCTTGTAATCCAACACTTCCTGGATTAATAATCATCTTTCCGGAAGATACATACACCGTTCTTGATATATGACTATGTCCACAAAGTATAATTTGCTGATTTATATTCTTCAGGTCCTTTATCAATTCGATTTCAGGTCGCAAACTTATATTATTTTGAGTAATATTTTCAAGTAAGTATTTATCATCGACTTCAGGTGTACCATGACAGAGGAAATAATTATCTTGAAATACACATGTACTACTTAATGATTTGAATAGGCTACACTAAACTGGACAGTTTTCTTAAGGTCTTGTAAATTAAAAGTAATAATCAAAGGAGCAAAAGACAATGACCAAAAGAGAACGAAGATCTTTTACCGATGAATTCAAGAATCAAATGGTTCAGTTATATCTGAACGGCAAACCGAGAGCCGAAATTCTGAAGGAATATGATATAGGTGGTTCAACCTTTGACAGATGGACGAAACACCATGAGAAAACAGGTTCATTTCGTGAAAAAGATAATCTTAGTGATGAACAGAAAGAACTCATAAAACTTCGCAAAGAAAACCAGCGCTTGTTGATGGAAAATGATATTTTAAAGCAAGCCGCGCTGATCATGGGACGAAAGTAGACGTGATAAGGCAAAATGCCCACAAATACTCGGTATCAGCAATGTGTAAAGTCCTACAAGTGAATCGCAGTAGTTATTACTACAAATCAACCTATCAGGAAGTTGAAGACGATGTTGAGCAGCACGTTATCGAGATTTTTGAATCAAATCAACGGGTCTATGGTACCAGAAAGATTAAGATTGAGCTTCAAAAGAAGAATTTAACAGTCTCTCGTCGCCGAATCGGTCGATTGATGAAGAAAAATGGCTTAGTTTCAACATACACAGTAGCTCAATATAAGCCATTCAAAACCAAATGCAACGAAGCTGAAATCAAGAATGAATTGAATCGGGAATTTGAAAAAGCGGTGCCATTGGAGACCGTTGTTAGCGACCTGACATATGTTCGAGTAGGAACCAAATGGCATTATATCTGCCTTCTCGTTGATTTATTTAATCGGGAGATAATTGGACAGAGCTGTGGCAAAGCGAAAGACGCTGCCCTGGTATATCGGGCTTTTGCTAGCGTGAAGTCCAATCTACATAATATTAGGATGTTTCATACAGACCGTGGCAGCGAGTTTAAAAACCAGCTAATTGATGAAGTAATTTCAACCTTTAATATTCAGCGTTCTTTGAGTATGAAGGGCTGTCCTTATGATAACGCCGTATCCGAGGCTACCTTCAAACTAGTTAAGACAGAGCTTGTGAAAAACCGACGCTTTGTATCACTGGAACACCTAGAGAATGAATTGAAGTCTTATATTAAGTGGTTCAATGAAAAGCGAATTCATTCAACACTAGGCTACCTTAGTCCTCTGGAGTATAAAACCATTTACCTTAACAAATCTGTCTAGTTTACTGTTGACAATCCAATTTTATCCATTCCACCGATTGGGCATCTAGATCTTCCAACACATATCTCATAGTCTGATGTATATTAGTTTCGCCTATGGATTCCAATATAATTCTATCCTGATTACCTGATATACTTATTATTTTTTCACACATGAGTATTTTTGCTGTACTGTAAGGCTCTATAGGTCCATATAAGGAATCCCCTAAATTTACGATACAATCTATACCTCGTCTTCTTATATCTTGCAGCACCGACTCTAAAGCCCATACATTCCCATGAATATCTGAAATTACCGCAACTGCAATGCTCATATCATTTTCCTCCAGGCGATTATTCAATATTACTTCAGTAAACAGTTCCTAAATAAAACAAGTTATTTATTTTTAATTTTTTGCGCTAATTCTTTCAGATCAGAATCAGTATAATCAGGTTTTATCCCAAATCGATCAAATGGTTTATTAAGCCTGTTAATCCACCCTGCTATAAATCCATATGATTTAGAACCGGCTACGTCCCAGTCATTTGATGAAACGAAAAAAATTTCTTCTTTATTGAAACCTAATCTTTGAGCAGCCAAACGATATGCATCAGGTTCAGGTTTATAAACTTTAAAAGCATCAACACTTATAATGTCATCCAAATACTTGTTTAAAGTTGTATTCTTTGCTAATTCATTAAGCATCCATATATTTCCGTTTGATAAAATAGCCAGCTTTCGAGGTCGAAAAATATCCAACGCTTCTATCACTTCAGGATAGGGGCTTAAGTATAAATATTCATTTAAAATTTTTTCTAACAATTCTTCATCATATCGTAACTCAAGTTCTTCTAATGTATAAATAAGTGCATCTTTTGTTATTGACCAGAAATCTGTATATTTATCCATCAAAGATTTTATCCATACATAATCCAGTTGCTTTTGTCTCCAAATTTGACTAATCTGCTTACCTTTAGTCGGATATATTTCTTCGCACTTTTTCATAACCGAATGCACATCGTATAAAGTACCATATGCATCAAATAGAATTGCCTTAATTATAACCAATCACTCCTTTTGATTTACTCATTTTCTGTTTTTAGTATATCACGCAAACTAATATTATTAAATTTGATAGTTTCAATATATTCTATTATAATTTATAATACGAATTATAAAGGAGTGATGAACTATGGAAATAAAACAATTAAAAACATTTTCCGCAGTAGCAAAAACAGGAAGCTTCAGCAATGCTTCTGAACTTCTTGGATATGCACAGCCAACTGTTACTACTCATATTAAGCTATTAGAAGATGAGCTTAAATTAAAACTATTTGAAAGACTTGGGCATAAAATCAAACTTACTGAAGAAGGAAAGCAATTACTCTATTATGCCGAAAATATAATAAAGTTTTCGTCTGAAGCTTTATCTTCTTTTTCCGAAAAAAATACAAAAATTGGTAAAATCACAATCGGGGCAAACGAATCCTTTAGCGTTGTACGTCTACCTATTATATTAAAAAATTTCATTCAAAAATACCCCAATGCTGAAGTAAATTTAAAATTTGGATCAGTAAAAGAAATTTATGAAGCATTGCATAACAACGAAGCTGATATTGCTTTTTTCCTGACACGCGAAGTAAGTTACTCAGACCTTGTTGTTGAGACATTGATTGAAGAAGATATTGTTGCGGTTGTTCCTCCCAACCACCCTCTAACTTTGAAATCTTCAGTTAGTATTCTTGATTTTGAAAATCAAGATTTAATCATTACACAAGAAAACTGTACTTATCGGGCAATGATTCAGGAATTATTAAGTGAAAGAAATATTCATCCCCACTCTATAATAGGAATAAATAATATTTATGCTATAAAACAGCTTGTAATGAGTGGTCTTGGAATTGCTATTTTACCGCGTATTTCAGTAGAACAGGAAATTGCCCAAAAGCTTCTGGATACAGCCCTTTGATATATTCCTTGACTCGATTTTCAATTATTTCCGGTGTCCCTTCTTTAAACAACTCTGTATGGACTCCCACGGCATAAGCCTTATGAAAAGTATTAGCAAGCTCGCGGAAAGTCTTCAGATCCCTGCTGGGTCCTTGCTGAGGATCAGGGTCAAGATTTGTCATGATATATGTTCCTGTTGAAGCCTGGCGGGCCAAAAACCTTGTCCAATCATCACCAAGAAGGTGCAAGCCCCAATAATAGTGCATAAATGGCAAAGGACTGGCACTTTGAATCATTCTGGCCAGATACGGTGTGTCGAATTCCCAAAGCTGCTCCGGCCTAAAGTTGGGCACGCTGTTCCAAGCTGCAATAGATGTAATCCCATGAATCCCGGTTTCTTTAAAAGCCTGAGCAAACTTTATGGCTGCCTGGGTACATGCCTCAAC is a window from the Dehalobacter sp. DCA genome containing:
- a CDS encoding DNA polymerase Y family protein produces the protein MSRRIIFHVDVNSAYLSWEAVHRLQHGDPLDLRTVPSVVGGNQETRHGIILAKSIPSKNYGIVTGESLFAAKLKCPNLIIVPPNYYLYMQCSSAFGDILREYSPLVEQYSIDEYFLDYIGMEKVLGDPIAAAYHLKDQIREQLGFTVNVGISSNKLLAKMGSELKKPDRVHTLFPEEMPVKMWPLPVAELFGVGRATAPKLNDRGIYTIGDLANADPNQLKLFLKSFGFLIWNFANGRDESFVKINRRPIIKGIGNSTTIAFDVTDTPTAHLVLLSLVESVAARLRQADYLAQLVSVSIRTNDLYSYSHQRKLYTPTDSTNKIHKIACDLFDEIWKNEPIRHLGVRVSELCTNSFIQPSLFEQDIEKQRAMDHAVDEIRSRFGLRSVMRASFLHSGLSAISGGTVTDEEYPMMSSLL
- a CDS encoding SOS response-associated peptidase encodes the protein MCGRFTLTLTFQEVAEILKITDEIDWKPRYNIAPMQPILAMTNDGMNHVKLFQWGLVPFWAKDPSSGSKMINARAETVDTKPSFKNSFQTKRCLVLADGFYEWKREGKSKIPYRFTLKDRNVFGFAGIWDSWTSLDGKTIDSCSIITTEANALMASIHDRMPVILDKEKEEIWLDPTLSDPILLKSLLIPYNAKQMNHYEVSPKVDSPKYDLNECIQPINKQAVLFC
- a CDS encoding TOTE conflict system archaeo-eukaryotic primase domain-containing protein: MEQVTNNSSPLEKINLFMSLFRGRDDVYARKWQNKEGKFGYSPVCLNEWAKEVCNKPKTKCSGCMNKDYAIFDLAAIDKQLNHMLNILSSGINNGAKITIVTRPETDYKEKDKSAFLDMLNSIRLAGANLIFKPNIHG
- a CDS encoding IS3 family transposase (programmed frameshift), producing MTKRERRSFTDEFKNQMVQLYLNGKPRAEILKEYDIGGSTFDRWTKHHEKTGSFREKDNLSDEQKELIKLRKENQRLLMENDIFKASRADHGTKVDVIRQNAHKYSVSAMCKVLQVNRSSYYYKSTYQEVEDDVEQHVIEIFESNQRVYGTRKIKIELQKKNLTVSRRRIGRLMKKNGLVSTYTVAQYKPFKTKCNEAEIKNELNREFEKAVPLETVVSDLTYVRVGTKWHYICLLVDLFNREIIGQSCGKAKDAALVYRAFASVKSNLHNIRMFHTDRGSEFKNQLIDEVISTFNIQRSLSMKGCPYDNAVSEATFKLVKTELVKNRRFVSLEHLENELKSYIKWFNEKRIHSTLGYLSPLEYKTIYLNKSV
- a CDS encoding metallophosphoesterase family protein, whose protein sequence is MSIAVAVISDIHGNVWALESVLQDIRRRGIDCIVNLGDSLYGPIEPYSTAKILMCEKIISISGNQDRIILESIGETNIHQTMRYVLEDLDAQSVEWIKLDCQQ
- a CDS encoding haloacid dehalogenase type II, yielding MVIIKAILFDAYGTLYDVHSVMKKCEEIYPTKGKQISQIWRQKQLDYVWIKSLMDKYTDFWSITKDALIYTLEELELRYDEELLEKILNEYLYLSPYPEVIEALDIFRPRKLAILSNGNIWMLNELAKNTTLNKYLDDIISVDAFKVYKPEPDAYRLAAQRLGFNKEEIFFVSSNDWDVAGSKSYGFIAGWINRLNKPFDRFGIKPDYTDSDLKELAQKIKNK
- a CDS encoding LysR family transcriptional regulator; this translates as MEIKQLKTFSAVAKTGSFSNASELLGYAQPTVTTHIKLLEDELKLKLFERLGHKIKLTEEGKQLLYYAENIIKFSSEALSSFSEKNTKIGKITIGANESFSVVRLPIILKNFIQKYPNAEVNLKFGSVKEIYEALHNNEADIAFFLTREVSYSDLVVETLIEEDIVAVVPPNHPLTLKSSVSILDFENQDLIITQENCTYRAMIQELLSERNIHPHSIIGINNIYAIKQLVMSGLGIAILPRISVEQEIAQKLLDTAL